A genomic region of Erythrobacter sp. SCSIO 43205 contains the following coding sequences:
- the yaaA gene encoding peroxide stress protein YaaA, producing the protein MITLLSPAKKLNFDEPSTSLEITRPRFEEDTREIAGVAKKQSAKDLAKLMKISDNLAELNAERFKAFDLDGRPNSAKPAGLTFDGDVYWGLEAKSLGDETLRYAQDHLRILSGLYGVLRPMDAIQPYRLEMGTKMKNPRGKSLYDFWGSRIGEQLAHDLEGHGDQTIVNLASNEYFKAVDTSVLPGKVIEATFLNVKDGEARRLMYHVKFARGLMARWIMENRIEKADDLRGFDAEGYSFDAKASSETQLVFIRPQPPVKKK; encoded by the coding sequence ATGATTACCCTTCTCTCGCCCGCCAAAAAGCTCAACTTTGATGAGCCCAGCACTTCGCTTGAGATCACCCGTCCGCGTTTTGAAGAGGACACGCGCGAGATTGCGGGCGTTGCGAAAAAGCAATCGGCAAAAGACCTAGCCAAGCTGATGAAGATTTCAGACAATCTGGCTGAACTTAATGCAGAACGCTTCAAGGCGTTTGATCTGGATGGCCGTCCCAATTCGGCAAAACCCGCCGGCCTCACCTTTGATGGCGATGTTTATTGGGGGCTCGAAGCAAAGTCGTTGGGAGATGAAACGCTCCGCTACGCGCAGGACCATTTGCGCATACTTTCAGGGCTTTATGGCGTGCTGAGGCCCATGGACGCGATCCAGCCTTATCGCCTTGAAATGGGCACCAAGATGAAGAATCCGCGCGGTAAATCGCTCTATGATTTCTGGGGCAGCCGGATTGGTGAGCAATTGGCGCACGACCTCGAAGGCCACGGCGATCAGACTATCGTGAACCTTGCCTCCAATGAATATTTCAAGGCGGTCGACACATCAGTGCTGCCGGGCAAAGTGATTGAGGCGACCTTCCTCAATGTGAAAGACGGCGAGGCGCGCCGCCTCATGTATCACGTCAAGTTCGCGCGTGGCCTGATGGCGCGCTGGATCATGGAAAACCGGATCGAGAAGGCGGACGATTTGCGTGGGTTTGATGCCGAGGGCTATAGCTTCGATGCCAAGGCTTCGAGTGAGACGCAGCTCGTGTTCATCCGGCCTCAGCCCCCGGTCAAAAAGAAGTAG
- a CDS encoding YidH family protein: MSDDKSSNDLAEDRTDLAQDRTDWAEDRTLMANERTFAGWMRTGLAAVGIGLGFNALFGKLEPAFLPKAIATIFILLGIGIFFAAQRNGCAVHTRLQAHKAEPLQTMNMQLIAGFMAFGSASLAVGIWLMDF, translated from the coding sequence ATGAGCGATGACAAATCCTCCAACGATCTGGCCGAAGACCGCACGGACCTGGCTCAAGACCGCACCGATTGGGCGGAGGATCGCACGCTCATGGCGAACGAGCGCACCTTCGCCGGATGGATGCGCACCGGGCTTGCTGCGGTGGGTATCGGGCTTGGCTTCAATGCGCTTTTCGGCAAACTCGAACCCGCTTTTTTGCCAAAGGCAATCGCGACGATTTTCATCCTCCTCGGGATCGGCATATTCTTTGCCGCTCAGCGTAATGGATGCGCGGTGCACACAAGGCTTCAGGCGCATAAGGCCGAACCCCTTCAAACGATGAATATGCAATTGATCGCAGGCTTTATGGCCTTTGGAAGTGCAAGTCTTGCGGTGGGCATCTGGTTGATGGATTTTTGA
- a CDS encoding NAD-dependent deacylase, with the protein MADFKNIVILTGAGISAESGIDTFRSAGGLWEQHRVEDVATPEGFARNPDLVLGFYDARREALSTVEPNPAHTALARLEREFSGNLLLVTQNVDDLHERGGSSQVLHMHGELKSALCNSCEVRSPWDAPMSAKDGQRPPCPVCQAPTLRPDVVWFGEMPYQMERIYAALSVCDLFVSIGTSGAVYPAAGFVQEARGHGAQTLELNLEPSEGSHFFSQARYGKAGELVPQWVDEFLAS; encoded by the coding sequence ATGGCAGACTTCAAGAACATCGTCATCCTGACAGGGGCCGGGATTAGCGCAGAAAGCGGCATAGACACCTTTCGCTCAGCCGGAGGCTTATGGGAACAACACCGGGTCGAGGATGTGGCAACACCTGAAGGATTTGCTCGCAATCCTGATCTGGTGCTCGGCTTTTATGATGCCAGGCGCGAGGCGCTCTCCACAGTAGAGCCCAATCCGGCGCACACCGCGCTTGCCCGGTTGGAACGTGAGTTTTCCGGCAATCTCCTTCTCGTCACGCAGAATGTGGATGATTTGCACGAGCGCGGTGGCTCGTCTCAGGTTCTGCATATGCACGGTGAATTGAAGTCTGCACTGTGCAATTCATGCGAGGTCCGCTCACCGTGGGATGCGCCCATGTCGGCCAAAGATGGACAGCGCCCACCGTGCCCCGTTTGCCAAGCGCCCACATTGCGCCCCGATGTCGTGTGGTTTGGCGAAATGCCTTACCAGATGGAGCGGATTTATGCCGCCTTGAGCGTGTGCGACCTGTTTGTTTCCATTGGCACCAGCGGCGCGGTTTATCCAGCTGCTGGTTTTGTTCAGGAAGCGCGCGGCCATGGGGCGCAAACGCTTGAACTCAACCTTGAGCCCAGTGAAGGCTCGCATTTCTTTTCGCAGGCCCGCTATGGCAAAGCGGGCGAATTGGTGCCCCAATGGGTGGATGAATTCCTTGCCTCTTGA
- the dapB gene encoding 4-hydroxy-tetrahydrodipicolinate reductase, with protein MAKFAVIGHKGRMGQALATAIEEAGHEFCVGIDLGGDPAPVIGQCDVVVDFSSPDALVGNVKAARSKGVPILIGTTGLEEAHFSAIDEAARDIPILQTGNTSLGITLLSALVKQAAERLGDDWDIEVLEMHHRMKVDAPSGTAKLLGEAAAEGRGVALDDKMDSGRHGQTGARTPGDIGFATLRGGTVAGDHSVIFAGNEERLTLAHSAENRMIFARGAVRAGGWLIGKPPARYTMHDVLDL; from the coding sequence ATGGCAAAATTTGCAGTCATCGGACACAAAGGCCGCATGGGTCAGGCGCTGGCCACCGCGATAGAGGAGGCTGGCCATGAGTTTTGCGTTGGGATAGACCTTGGCGGTGATCCCGCGCCTGTCATTGGCCAATGCGATGTCGTGGTCGATTTTTCGTCACCGGATGCTTTGGTGGGAAATGTGAAGGCAGCGCGTTCAAAAGGCGTGCCCATCCTGATCGGGACAACCGGGCTTGAAGAGGCGCATTTTTCCGCAATCGACGAGGCAGCCAGAGACATCCCCATCCTGCAGACCGGCAACACCTCGCTTGGCATCACCTTGCTCAGCGCTCTGGTGAAGCAGGCGGCTGAGCGACTTGGCGATGATTGGGATATCGAAGTGCTCGAAATGCATCACCGGATGAAAGTCGATGCGCCATCGGGCACCGCCAAGCTTTTGGGCGAAGCGGCAGCAGAAGGGCGCGGCGTCGCGCTCGACGACAAAATGGACAGCGGGCGGCATGGTCAAACTGGCGCGCGCACGCCGGGCGATATCGGCTTTGCCACACTTCGCGGCGGGACCGTAGCGGGTGATCACTCGGTGATTTTTGCCGGGAATGAAGAACGCCTCACCCTCGCACATTCGGCCGAAAACCGGATGATCTTTGCACGCGGCGCAGTGCGAGCAGGCGGATGGTTGATCGGCAAGCCACCTGCGCGCTACACCATGCACGACGTGCTGGACCTTTAG
- a CDS encoding ion transporter, translating to MRTKLYEQLFVGAHPDGRLTLLNRLLILTIVLAVIGAALGTEPTLSPEWHSALLVGELVFGTIFLAEYVARVYAAAEAPGEGSAWAKRWAFMRSWLGIVDLIVVVATLAPLIAGDAAVLRVLRLFRVIAVMKFGRFSLAIKSVWQAIADRGDDLIVTVALAFVFVLTGATLLHVVEGSIQPEQFGSIPRALWWAVITLTTVGYGDAYPVTIIGKFIGGTLALSGVAFVAMPTGIIAAAFSDAMQARRDQKIQEMREHLERLDEIDENVVAKLERLERASQTPPGS from the coding sequence ATGCGGACCAAACTGTATGAGCAGCTCTTTGTCGGAGCGCATCCTGACGGGCGCCTGACGCTGCTCAACCGCTTGCTAATCCTGACCATTGTCCTCGCCGTCATCGGCGCCGCGTTGGGTACAGAACCCACTCTCTCACCCGAATGGCATAGCGCGCTTTTAGTCGGGGAACTTGTTTTTGGCACGATCTTCCTCGCGGAATATGTGGCACGTGTTTACGCCGCCGCCGAAGCGCCGGGAGAAGGCTCTGCTTGGGCCAAACGTTGGGCTTTTATGCGCAGCTGGTTGGGGATCGTCGATCTGATCGTGGTGGTGGCAACTCTTGCGCCTCTTATCGCAGGCGATGCGGCGGTTTTGCGGGTCCTGAGGCTCTTCCGCGTGATCGCAGTGATGAAATTTGGCCGCTTCAGCCTCGCGATCAAATCGGTATGGCAAGCGATTGCGGACCGGGGCGATGATTTGATCGTGACAGTCGCGCTTGCCTTTGTCTTCGTTCTGACAGGCGCAACCTTGCTGCACGTGGTTGAGGGTTCGATCCAGCCCGAACAGTTCGGCTCGATCCCGCGCGCTCTGTGGTGGGCAGTGATCACCTTGACCACCGTTGGCTATGGCGATGCCTATCCGGTGACGATCATCGGCAAGTTCATCGGCGGCACGCTAGCGCTGTCAGGCGTCGCCTTTGTCGCCATGCCAACCGGGATCATCGCCGCTGCATTCTCCGATGCCATGCAAGCGCGCCGCGACCAGAAAATCCAAGAAATGCGCGAGCATCTGGAGCGATTGGACGAGATCGACGAGAACGTGGTGGCAAAGCTTGAGCGGCTAGAGCGGGCAAGCCAGACGCCGCCGGGGTCTTGA
- a CDS encoding pentapeptide repeat-containing protein: protein MAGKRTTRPAHLPHGRWLSDLEPPQLRIAEKALVECCKRGEAWEPKNWDKQRPEKGTNANRIRAGLIRFLLLGGDTNHPVHETGVQLKGAWVEGELDLEEIESPNLLSMSECHFCEYIRMSDARFSGLILSRCRIAGLSAQRARFAGNVSLEGSRCEGFISFAAATIEGQFDLDDTRLLNPLKEGEDEGDEESHIKRAGKALIAQNLVVKNQMFFRPKKVQGIVRFTNATIDTLIDCHQDDFGDCKTYWPDHQYYLDGLVYKRLPRGVNVTRRVEWLNKQHSEQLGKNFAPQPWEQLAKVLRENGHSGEAGEVAIAKQEARRKAGQIGCRPVSTFDDSRIPSVRMGIDFIWKEISNRIEYAWHWIYGGISGYGYRPQRIVYLMFGIALLSALAYQEGSRAGHFGPTHPLIHQDDDRVECGPDGKNWVLAECSVPPEHSTFQPMLYSLDLILPLVDLHQESDWQPIVVKEDGETVWAGWWLRALMWFEILFGWFGSLMLVAILGRLVEKD from the coding sequence ATGGCAGGAAAGAGGACAACGCGGCCCGCTCATCTGCCACATGGCCGTTGGCTGAGCGATTTGGAGCCACCGCAGTTGCGCATTGCGGAAAAAGCCCTGGTCGAGTGCTGCAAACGCGGAGAGGCTTGGGAACCGAAGAATTGGGATAAACAAAGGCCTGAAAAAGGCACCAACGCCAACCGCATCCGGGCGGGGTTAATCCGCTTTTTGCTTTTAGGGGGCGATACGAACCACCCGGTGCACGAAACGGGGGTACAATTGAAAGGGGCATGGGTCGAGGGCGAACTCGACCTGGAAGAAATCGAGAGCCCTAACCTTCTATCGATGTCCGAATGCCATTTTTGCGAGTATATCAGAATGAGCGATGCCCGGTTTTCAGGCTTGATCCTGAGCCGCTGCCGGATCGCAGGGCTTTCTGCGCAGCGTGCTCGTTTCGCTGGCAATGTCTCGCTCGAAGGCTCACGTTGCGAAGGGTTCATCAGCTTCGCTGCCGCAACTATCGAAGGTCAATTCGACCTTGATGACACGCGTTTGCTCAATCCGCTGAAAGAAGGTGAGGATGAAGGCGACGAGGAGAGCCATATCAAGCGCGCTGGCAAGGCGCTGATCGCGCAGAACCTTGTGGTCAAAAACCAGATGTTCTTTCGCCCCAAAAAGGTTCAGGGCATTGTCCGCTTCACCAATGCGACGATCGATACTCTGATCGATTGCCACCAGGACGACTTTGGCGATTGCAAAACCTATTGGCCCGATCACCAATATTATCTCGACGGCCTCGTTTATAAACGCCTGCCGCGCGGGGTGAATGTCACACGGCGGGTCGAATGGCTGAACAAACAGCACTCCGAACAACTTGGAAAAAATTTCGCCCCCCAACCATGGGAACAACTCGCCAAAGTCCTTCGCGAAAACGGCCACAGCGGCGAGGCTGGCGAAGTCGCCATCGCCAAACAGGAAGCGCGGCGTAAAGCGGGACAAATCGGTTGCCGGCCGGTGAGCACCTTTGACGACAGCCGAATCCCAAGTGTTCGCATGGGGATTGACTTTATCTGGAAAGAAATCTCGAACCGCATCGAATACGCATGGCATTGGATATATGGCGGAATTTCGGGCTATGGCTATCGCCCGCAGCGCATTGTCTATCTCATGTTCGGCATCGCGCTTTTGTCTGCACTTGCCTATCAGGAAGGTTCGCGTGCGGGCCATTTCGGGCCAACGCACCCACTCATCCATCAGGACGATGATCGAGTCGAATGCGGCCCTGATGGCAAAAATTGGGTGCTGGCCGAATGCAGTGTTCCCCCAGAACATTCGACCTTTCAGCCCATGCTGTATTCGCTCGATTTGATCCTGCCACTTGTCGACCTTCATCAAGAAAGCGATTGGCAGCCTATTGTCGTTAAAGAGGACGGCGAGACGGTATGGGCGGGCTGGTGGCTTCGCGCACTAATGTGGTTTGAAATCCTGTTTGGGTGGTTTGGCTCACTGATGCTGGTCGCGATCCTTGGCCGCCTCGTGGAAAAGGACTAA
- the nth gene encoding endonuclease III, whose translation MTKDQIFEFFRRLAEDNPEPETELEYGNAYQLVVAVALSAQATDVGVNKATRALFAKVETPQQMLDLGLEGLIEHIKTIGLFNSKAKNVIALSQLLIDEYGGEVPDTRDDLVRLPGVGRKTANVVLNCWFKQETFAVDTHILRVGNRTGLAKGKTPEQVEAKLEKRVPQPFRLHAHHWLILHGRYVCKARTPECWRCDLVDLCSFRKKVLEKPKGR comes from the coding sequence ATGACCAAAGACCAGATTTTCGAGTTTTTCCGGCGCTTGGCCGAGGACAATCCTGAACCTGAAACCGAGCTTGAATATGGCAATGCCTATCAGCTGGTGGTGGCCGTGGCTCTCTCGGCGCAGGCGACCGATGTGGGGGTAAACAAGGCGACGCGCGCGCTTTTCGCCAAGGTTGAGACACCGCAACAGATGCTTGATTTGGGGCTTGAGGGGCTCATCGAACACATCAAGACGATTGGCCTGTTCAACTCCAAGGCGAAGAATGTAATCGCCCTGTCGCAGCTCCTTATTGACGAATACGGCGGTGAGGTTCCCGACACGCGCGATGATCTGGTGAGGCTGCCGGGAGTGGGGCGCAAGACGGCGAATGTGGTGCTGAACTGCTGGTTCAAACAGGAGACCTTTGCGGTCGATACGCACATCCTGCGCGTCGGCAATCGCACCGGGCTTGCCAAGGGGAAGACGCCGGAGCAGGTCGAAGCAAAACTCGAAAAGCGCGTGCCCCAGCCCTTTCGCCTCCACGCGCATCACTGGCTGATCCTGCATGGCCGCTATGTGTGCAAGGCGAGGACACCTGAGTGCTGGCGGTGCGATCTGGTTGATCTGTGTTCTTTTCGCAAGAAGGTGCTGGAAAAGCCCAAGGGTCGGTGA
- a CDS encoding dicarboxylate/amino acid:cation symporter: MKAWFRIPLWQRVIGALILGIVVGYIWGPGAESIKIIGDIFIAFIKMLVVPLIFFSLVAGVASIGDLKKLGSVGWRALLLFVVTGQMAVWLGLGIGTFVQPGSGLDASGMNLDAAALERAQARQEDGVTVQQMILEMVPSSPVQVMADVNVLPLIIFSLLIGIGILMAKEEGEPVLKIFDSGSVVMQKVTMVVMELTPFGVFALMAWVAGTLGLEALQALGIVVVLNYVGCLLIIGLIYGGMIKFIAKLPVIDFFRGIVDAIAVSYSTASSNATLPVTLRCAQRNLGVSNSVASFVISLGATINMNGTAMYLGLATLFGAQVFGVTLDMGDYVLISILGTLGAIGAAGIPGAGLIMMVLVFGAVGVPLETIALVAGIDRIMDMMRTTTNVSGDAAVATTVAAMTGELDRAELISADDV, encoded by the coding sequence ATGAAAGCCTGGTTCAGAATTCCGCTGTGGCAGCGGGTGATCGGTGCGCTGATCCTTGGGATTGTCGTTGGATATATCTGGGGTCCGGGGGCTGAAAGCATCAAGATTATCGGCGATATTTTCATCGCCTTTATCAAAATGCTGGTCGTGCCGCTGATCTTCTTCAGCCTTGTCGCTGGAGTCGCGAGTATCGGCGATCTTAAAAAGCTTGGCAGCGTCGGCTGGCGCGCGCTTTTGCTGTTTGTCGTAACGGGGCAAATGGCGGTGTGGCTGGGTCTTGGTATTGGTACATTCGTACAACCGGGTTCAGGGCTGGACGCAAGCGGGATGAACCTTGATGCTGCCGCCTTGGAGCGTGCTCAGGCGCGGCAGGAAGATGGCGTTACCGTTCAGCAGATGATCCTTGAAATGGTGCCATCGAGCCCGGTTCAGGTGATGGCGGATGTCAATGTCCTCCCGCTCATCATATTCTCGCTGCTGATCGGTATTGGCATTTTGATGGCCAAGGAAGAGGGCGAGCCTGTCCTCAAAATCTTCGATTCGGGCAGTGTCGTCATGCAGAAAGTCACCATGGTGGTCATGGAGCTGACCCCGTTTGGCGTCTTTGCGCTGATGGCGTGGGTGGCGGGCACTTTGGGGCTTGAGGCGCTTCAGGCGCTCGGCATTGTGGTGGTGCTCAATTACGTGGGCTGCTTGCTCATCATCGGGCTCATCTATGGCGGGATGATCAAATTCATCGCCAAGCTTCCGGTGATCGATTTCTTCCGCGGGATCGTCGACGCAATCGCGGTGAGCTATTCTACCGCTAGCTCCAATGCGACCCTGCCTGTGACCTTGCGCTGTGCTCAGCGCAACTTGGGTGTATCAAACTCGGTCGCAAGCTTTGTGATCAGCCTTGGCGCCACGATCAATATGAACGGCACTGCTATGTATCTGGGCCTTGCGACATTGTTCGGCGCGCAAGTGTTCGGCGTGACCCTCGACATGGGCGACTATGTGCTGATCTCGATCCTTGGCACTCTGGGCGCGATTGGCGCGGCAGGGATTCCGGGGGCCGGCCTTATCATGATGGTGCTGGTGTTCGGCGCGGTTGGCGTTCCGCTTGAGACGATTGCTCTTGTCGCTGGCATCGACCGGATCATGGATATGATGCGCACCACCACCAATGTCAGCGGCGATGCAGCCGTGGCGACCACGGTGGCCGCGATGACGGGTGAGCTGGACAGGGCCGAACTTATCAGCGCCGATGATGTTTAG
- the dapE gene encoding succinyl-diaminopimelate desuccinylase, with the protein MSIALDYAKRLIAAPSVTPATGEVFDVMEALLAPLGFDIHRFKRGDGAKGTDEAPVENLFAVRKGPEGSKHFAFAGHLDVVPPGDGWESDPFTPTQEGELLYGRGAVDMKSAIACMVAACHDIPEDAGTISFIITGDEEGPALHGTRALIDYMDAEGIQPDLCLVGEPTSVNRLGDMMKIGRRGSVNIWLTVEGTQGHVAYPHLADNPIPKLVAMLDDLNRQVLDKGTDWFQPSNLEITDLEVGNPAHNVIPATAKARVSIRFNDLHSGASLSQWASEVAEKHGGSALPIISGEPFLTAPGPFSDMLAAAIEAETGVTPEASTTGGTSDARFLRSVCPVIEFGLCNATMHKRNEAVAIPDLDALARIYTRAALGALQLETTQEEA; encoded by the coding sequence ATGAGTATAGCTTTAGACTACGCCAAACGCCTAATTGCCGCGCCTTCTGTCACCCCTGCAACAGGTGAGGTGTTCGATGTGATGGAGGCGTTGCTTGCGCCTTTGGGCTTTGACATCCACCGCTTCAAACGCGGAGACGGGGCAAAGGGCACGGATGAGGCCCCTGTCGAAAACCTTTTTGCCGTTCGCAAAGGGCCGGAAGGCTCCAAGCATTTTGCCTTTGCAGGCCATCTTGACGTGGTGCCGCCCGGAGATGGGTGGGAAAGCGATCCCTTCACCCCCACCCAAGAGGGCGAGCTTCTCTATGGCCGCGGCGCGGTCGATATGAAGAGCGCAATTGCCTGTATGGTCGCTGCGTGCCACGACATTCCAGAGGACGCTGGCACAATCAGCTTTATCATCACCGGCGATGAAGAGGGGCCAGCGCTCCACGGCACGCGCGCGCTGATCGACTATATGGATGCCGAGGGTATTCAGCCTGATCTGTGCCTTGTGGGCGAGCCCACTAGCGTCAATCGCCTTGGTGACATGATGAAGATCGGGCGGCGCGGATCGGTCAATATCTGGCTGACGGTTGAGGGCACGCAAGGCCACGTTGCCTATCCGCATCTGGCCGACAATCCGATCCCTAAACTGGTTGCGATGCTGGACGATTTGAACCGTCAGGTACTCGACAAGGGCACCGATTGGTTTCAGCCATCGAACCTTGAAATTACCGATCTTGAGGTCGGCAATCCCGCGCACAATGTGATCCCGGCGACGGCGAAGGCGCGGGTTTCGATCCGGTTCAACGACCTTCATTCGGGCGCAAGCCTTTCCCAATGGGCAAGCGAAGTCGCCGAAAAGCACGGCGGGAGCGCATTGCCGATTATCTCTGGTGAACCGTTCCTCACTGCTCCGGGCCCATTTTCGGATATGCTGGCCGCAGCTATTGAGGCGGAAACCGGCGTCACACCCGAAGCCTCCACCACCGGCGGCACATCGGATGCGCGGTTCCTTCGCAGCGTTTGCCCCGTGATCGAATTTGGCCTGTGCAATGCAACTATGCACAAGCGAAATGAAGCGGTGGCCATTCCTGATCTGGATGCGCTAGCAAGGATTTACACACGTGCAGCGCTGGGGGCGCTTCAGCTCGAAACAACGCAAGAAGAGGCGTAA
- a CDS encoding cupin domain-containing protein: protein MPKLDLTSIPQTNATGYPAPFDAPVQGRNYRRLAPATGMERLRASHVVLEPGAWSSQRHWHREIDELLVMISGEAVLVEDDGESVVQAGDIVAWPAGKENGHHLQNRTDEPCVFVVAAAGQYDTDGGEYPDIDMVFEPDGYFRKDGTKYETDRIP, encoded by the coding sequence ATGCCCAAGCTTGATTTAACGAGCATTCCGCAAACCAATGCGACCGGATACCCCGCGCCGTTTGATGCACCTGTTCAGGGGCGCAATTACCGCCGTCTTGCCCCTGCGACAGGGATGGAGCGGCTGCGCGCAAGCCACGTCGTGCTGGAACCTGGCGCATGGTCATCGCAGCGCCATTGGCACCGCGAGATTGATGAACTTCTGGTGATGATTTCAGGCGAGGCTGTTCTGGTCGAGGACGATGGGGAAAGCGTGGTGCAAGCTGGCGACATTGTCGCTTGGCCAGCGGGAAAGGAAAATGGCCATCACTTGCAAAACCGGACAGATGAGCCCTGCGTATTCGTGGTGGCTGCTGCGGGACAATACGACACAGACGGCGGTGAATATCCCGATATCGACATGGTGTTTGAGCCGGACGGCTACTTCCGGAAGGACGGGACAAAATACGAAACCGACCGGATCCCTTAG
- a CDS encoding S1/P1 nuclease: MILPGEAGAWGFYAHRKTAEIAEANVSPEVRAKIQHLLRSEAMVGTPECELSSIEDASVWPDCIRRDFSRWGYTAAWHYRTAPICKAYKPRENCPGGSCVTGQIERAHRVLADESLPDHVRLEALAFMVHFAGDVHMPLHSGDREDRGGNDRETDYGIVPGLNLHRIWDGPLAERAISDPARPVVRVYSAAERADLGGGTPADWGRESWQISRNFVYPTAFDTDDVCEGELPMKTKLSQEDIEKAVPIARRRVQQAGIRIAQLLESAFAQGPLPRPQRN, encoded by the coding sequence TTGATTCTGCCGGGCGAGGCGGGCGCATGGGGCTTTTATGCGCATCGCAAGACGGCTGAGATTGCTGAGGCCAATGTTTCGCCTGAGGTGCGCGCCAAGATCCAGCACCTGCTTCGTTCAGAGGCGATGGTGGGGACGCCCGAATGCGAGCTTTCCAGCATTGAGGATGCCAGCGTGTGGCCAGACTGCATTCGCCGCGACTTCTCGCGCTGGGGCTACACCGCCGCGTGGCACTATCGCACCGCGCCTATCTGCAAGGCTTATAAGCCCCGCGAAAACTGTCCGGGAGGCAGCTGTGTGACCGGACAGATTGAACGCGCGCACCGGGTGCTGGCTGATGAAAGCCTGCCCGACCATGTGCGGCTGGAGGCGCTTGCATTCATGGTGCATTTCGCAGGCGATGTGCATATGCCGCTCCATTCCGGTGATCGCGAGGATCGCGGCGGCAATGACCGCGAGACGGATTACGGCATTGTGCCCGGCCTCAATCTCCACCGCATTTGGGATGGTCCGCTTGCCGAGCGCGCAATCAGCGACCCTGCGCGGCCCGTCGTGCGCGTTTACAGCGCTGCTGAACGTGCAGATCTGGGCGGAGGAACCCCGGCTGACTGGGGGCGGGAAAGTTGGCAAATCAGCCGCAATTTCGTCTATCCCACCGCTTTTGACACAGATGATGTGTGCGAAGGCGAATTGCCGATGAAGACCAAGCTCAGCCAGGAAGACATCGAAAAGGCGGTGCCCATCGCGCGGCGCAGGGTCCAGCAGGCAGGCATCCGGATTGCACAGCTTTTGGAAAGCGCCTTTGCACAGGGCCCCTTGCCAAGGCCTCAGCGTAACTAG
- a CDS encoding glutathione S-transferase family protein, protein MKLIMGNKNYSSWSLRGWLAVKQSGLPFEEITVPLLGEHWEAQKRGEEFQPSSGKVPILWDEDAVIWDSLAILEYLADKVGRDRFWPKDDAARGMARAMVAEMHSSYGSLRSQMPMNVRSRVPLQNLSEQTKADIVRILQLWAEARARHGSAGPYLFGTFGAADIFYAPIVSRFTTYGIGVPGFAQSYMEAILEHDWMAQWIAASEDEEWVIEQFETAG, encoded by the coding sequence ATGAAACTCATCATGGGCAATAAGAATTATTCGAGCTGGAGCTTGCGCGGCTGGCTGGCGGTCAAGCAATCGGGCCTGCCATTTGAAGAGATCACTGTGCCGCTTTTGGGTGAGCATTGGGAGGCGCAAAAACGCGGCGAAGAGTTTCAGCCATCCTCGGGTAAGGTGCCAATCCTGTGGGACGAAGACGCAGTGATCTGGGACAGTCTTGCGATCCTTGAATATCTCGCTGACAAGGTTGGCCGCGACCGCTTCTGGCCCAAGGACGATGCCGCGCGCGGCATGGCGCGGGCAATGGTTGCGGAAATGCACTCCTCTTATGGCTCGCTGCGCTCTCAGATGCCGATGAATGTGCGCTCACGCGTGCCGCTGCAAAATCTGTCGGAGCAAACCAAGGCCGATATTGTGCGCATCCTCCAGCTATGGGCCGAAGCGCGCGCGCGCCATGGTTCGGCAGGCCCCTATCTGTTCGGCACCTTTGGCGCAGCGGATATTTTCTACGCGCCTATTGTCTCACGCTTTACCACCTATGGCATTGGCGTGCCCGGCTTTGCGCAAAGCTATATGGAGGCCATTCTCGAACACGATTGGATGGCGCAATGGATTGCCGCTTCCGAAGACGAAGAATGGGTGATTGAGCAATTTGAGACAGCGGGATGA
- a CDS encoding VOC family protein, whose protein sequence is MSLPPFHLAFPVHDLVQARAFYGGVMGCEEGRSSDEWIDFNFHGHQIVAHLSPTRSGDAATNHVDGHGVPVPHFGLVLTMKDWEALAKRLREANTDFVIEPTVRFKDKPGEQATMFLRDPSGNALEFKAFADPDQLFAT, encoded by the coding sequence ATGTCCCTACCTCCCTTCCATCTCGCTTTTCCCGTTCACGACCTTGTCCAAGCGCGCGCCTTTTATGGCGGGGTCATGGGATGCGAGGAGGGGCGTTCGTCGGATGAGTGGATCGACTTCAATTTTCACGGCCATCAGATTGTGGCGCATCTGTCTCCGACACGCAGCGGTGATGCGGCGACCAATCATGTTGATGGACACGGCGTACCTGTGCCGCATTTCGGTCTGGTGCTTACGATGAAGGATTGGGAGGCTCTGGCCAAGCGATTGCGCGAGGCAAACACTGACTTCGTGATTGAGCCCACGGTGCGCTTTAAGGACAAGCCGGGTGAGCAGGCGACCATGTTCCTGCGCGATCCATCAGGCAATGCGCTTGAATTCAAAGCCTTTGCCGATCCCGACCAACTTTTCGCGACATGA